gactgtcatatgctgagagaatggagcggctgtgggtttgtacactctggagtttagaaggatgggagggcatctcattgaaacatataagattgttaagggtttggacacgctagaggcaggaaacatgttcccgatgttgggagagtccagaaccaggggccacacacacacacagtttaagattaaggggtaatccatttagaacagagacgaggaaacaatttttcacacagagagtggtgagtctgtggaattctctgcctcagagggcagtggaggcaggttctctggatgctttcaagagagagctagatagggctcttaaagatagcggagtcaagggatatggggagaaggcaggaacggggtactgattggggatgatcagccatgatcacattgaatggcggtgctggctcgaagggccgaatggcctactcctgcacctgttgtctatcgtctaaagagttgcctaagtgggacagccccgtaacgctctcctacacacactggggacaatttacaatcacaccgagccaattaacctacaaacctgtatgtcattgggatGAACACCCtttagaggggggggagagggggggggcagggtggtgcagcgggtagagctgctgcctaacagcgccagagacccgggttcgatcccgactatgggtgctgtctgtacaatgtctatccccgcgtgggttttctccgagatcttcggtttcctcccacactccaaagacgtgcagttttgtaggttaattggcctggtattaaAAATAACCTCTTGACCATCTCTGCAGGGTCCACTCAGGAGTCACCCACcgatgcaggtcacagggagggcgtacaaactccgtacgggcagcagatggaacccgggtctctggtgctgttttaTACATTCAGTTCCGACCAAATTAACAGCAGCAGCTTGTATTTATTTAACACCTTTTGGGTAATAACTTAGCCTTCTCAAAGTGATTCACCAGTATAACAGCAAACCAAGGGTTGACACCAAACTAGAGAAGGAGGAATTAGGACCGGTGACCAAAAAACCGTGAGGCTATAAATGAGCATCTCTAAACGGCAGTGAGGTATGTGTCACAAGTCAagagttgacacaaggaactgcagttgctggaatcttgaataaaagtgctggagtaactcaactgatcagcgggatggaagattgcaaccttcacgtggtccgccctgtttcgactaatgcaatcgactccacttgcacaaacagaagatcaaatagaacaagttaaagTCCTACAACTGTTggaatcaagagagttttattgacaTATATACCAGAAAAGGAATTATTAAATTCTTACTCTTGAAATGCAATTTAGAcgaacagtatctcatatttcgctcgggcagctttagaaacatagaaacatagaaattaggtgcaggagtagaggccattcggcccttcgagcctgcaccgccattcaatatgatcatggctgatcatccaactcagtatcccgtacctgccttctctccataccctctgatccccttggccacaagggccacatctaactccctcttaaatatagccaatgaactgtgtggcctcgactaccctctgtggcagagagttccagagattcaccactctctgtgtgaaaaaagttcttctcatctcggttttaaaggatttcccccttatccttaagctgtgaccccttgtcctggacttccccaacatcgggaacaatcttcctgcatctagcctgtccaaccccttaagaattttgtaagtttctataagatcccccctcaatcttctaaattctagagagtataaaccaagtctatccagtctttcttcataagacagtcctgacatcccaggaatcagtctggtgaatcttctctgtactccctctatggcaataatgtccttcctcagatttggagaccaaaactgtacgcaatactccaggtgtggtctcaccaagaccctgtacaactgcagtagatcctccctgctcctatactcaaatttagAGCCCAgttgatgtctctaacttcaagtaaccccttcattccctctctctccatccctcccccacccaaactgCACCAGctactcgttctcacccagctaacaatgtgcagatgctggtttataccgaggatagacataaaaagctggagtaactcagcgggacaggcagcatccctggggagaaggaatgggtgacgtttcaggtcgagacccttcttcagattggtttggggaaagggaaacgagagatataagcgATGATGTAAAGAGACAAAGaacaaagatatacaaaaaagtgacaatgataaCAGGCTGTTGTTaaggcaaaattcttaaggggttggacaggctagatgcaggaagattgttcccgatgttggggaagtccagaacaaggggccacacacacagtttaaggataagggggaaatcttttaggaccgagatgagaaaatcatttttcacacagagagtggtgaatctgtggaattctctgccacagaaggtagttgaggccacacagttcattggctatatttaagagggagttagatgtggcccttgtggctaaagggatcaggggggtatggagagaaggcaggtacaggatactgagttggatgatcagccatgatcatattgaatggcgaatggtgcaggctcgaagggccgaatggcctctactcctgcacctatgttctatgtttctatgttggctgtttgttgggtgagaacgagaagctggtgcaacttgggtgggggagggatggagagagagggaatgccggggctaaacagctaacaatggccagtttcctttatattcattacttttttccatatctttcaatcatttgttctatatatctccacatcaccgtctaaatctctcgtttcccactcccctgacttcagtctgaagaagggtctcgacccgaaatgtcgcccattccttccaggacaaggggtcacagcttaaggataaaggggaaatcctttaaaaccgagatgagaagaacttttttcacacagagaggggtgaatctctggaaattacTTCCACAGAGGGGAgtcgagggcagttcattggctatattttaagagagggagttagatgtggcccttgtggctaaagggatcagggggtatggagagaaagcaggtacaggatactgagttggatgatcagccatgatcatattgaatggcggtgcaggctcgaagggccgaatggcctctactcctgcacctaatttctatgtttctatgtttctataccagaaAGAGAACAGATTTATCCCTATGTGTATAGACATGATGAAACATCCCAAGGTTCTTCTCAGCAATATCACCATCAGTTTGACATTGGTAAACAAACAAGGACTGGCTATGTTACTGGGCTATTAATTTGGAACATGGACTATGATCTAGAGACCGAGTTCATATCCCGTCAAGGACGATCACAAGTATACATTCAGTTAATTACAGTTAGTTAATTAAAAGGTCTGGAGTTTGTCTATGCCTGAAATATCAAtgggcagtgagagagggaagagagatatGGTTCTAAGGCAGAGAGGATCAGATGTGATTGCATTGAGGGTAGACCTGATCAAAGTGTAGACAATTCTGAGAGGCACAGAGCGGGTggacaggcagaacctttttcacaggaaggaaatatcaaatactagtggGCGTAGGTGTAAGGTGGAaggggtaatgtttaaaggaggtgtgcggggcaGGTACCTTTACACAGGTGCCTGGAACGgcactgccaggtgtggtggtggaggcaggtggaggtatctaaatctaaattttattagttatttaagttatgacattggatggaagctgcaaacccaaatctcgttgcgtttATGTGCCacaatgggccacatctaactccctcttaaatatagccaatgaactgtgtggcctcaactaccttctgtggcagagaattccacagattcaccactctctgtgtgaaaaatgtttttctcatctcggtcctaaaagatttcccgcttatccttaaactgtgtggccccttgttctggacttccccaacatcgggaacaatcttcctgcatctagcctgtccaaccccttaagaattttgtaagtttctataagatcccccctcaatcttctaaattctagcgagacctttacaggcgactgccgactctctgtgtgaaaataaaatctcatctcggtcctaaaagacttcccccttatactcaaactgtgaccccttgttctggacttccccaagatcgggaacaatcttcctgcatctagcctgtccaacccctttctaTAATTCTATGAATTATGGAAAGCCTTGGGAAGGATATTAGGATAGcatgaaactagtgtgaatgtgcgatcgatggtcggtgtggacttggtgggccgagtggcctgtttccatgctgcatctctaaactctgcTTCATTGGAAAGGGAATGGTTTGGACACCAGGAAGGTTTATCTGTTTTGGATCCTTTTTCTTCCAGCAATTGGTAGACCCAATCAGTCAGGAGTACAGACAGGGTGAGTCAGGTTAATGCCAGCTCGATATCTCAGCATCGGAGTGGAGGTGATTAAGAAAACGTAAGCCATTCTAAATATAAACGTTACAACTCCTCGGACAATTTGGCATGCGTCACGAGCAGAGTAGACAGAGAGCTTCCAACACAATGCAGCTGGGGTCATCGAAGAGCAATACAAAACGTGCACCTATTTATGTCCCAATAAAATATAGACCGTAATGAGATTTGTGCTTCAGAGGAGCTCATGAGATGACTGATCTATCCCGAGTTTCGCTGTCTGCAGGTCAGTTGGTCAAGTCCAACCTCACCGATTTAGTCTACTTTTCATTttaaagatacaggcccttcggcccaacagtcccatgccggccatcgatcaccctgcTGTGTTATCCCACCGACCCATCCACTCCCCGACACACCAAGGTGGGCAATTACTCTACAaacacgcatgtctttgggatgcgggagggaaaccctcgctgtcacagggagcacgtgcaaactccacaaagacagcacccgaggtcaggattgaaccagggtctctagcgctgtgaggcagcagctgtgcctttTTGTTGCCCACTTCCATTAAGAGATAATCGATTCAATTAAATGAAAAATGcagcatcaatcacctgttcacactagttctgtgctatcatggatattgtgggccgaatggcctgttcctgtacttctGTCCACTTCCTGGCCCTCCGGATCAGCCAAGACATAGAGCTATTATTACGTCCCCTCTGTCTCCACGCCTTTATCTCTGGGACTAAAACTACCAACGGCTaactcgactacctacaacagcATGGCCACGCCACCCACCACTACTGCACCCACAACTAAAAGATTATTCATTTTCCCCATGGCGaacaattttttgccacagaaaatttttcaacatgttgaaaaaatttgcgtcgatcatacatagaaacatagaaacatagaaattaggtgcaggagtaggccattcggcccttcgagcctgcaccgccattcaatatgatcatggctgatcatccaactcagtatcctgtacctgccttctctccataccccctgatccccttagccacaagggccacatctaactccctcttaaatatagccaatgaactgtggcctcaactactctctgtggcagagaattccacagattcgccactctctgtgtgaaaaaagttcttctcatctcggttttaaaggatttcccccttatccttaagctgtgaccccttgttctggacttccccaacattgggaacaatcttcctgcatctagcctgtccaaccccttaaatatttggtaagtttctataagatccctctcaatctcctaaattctagtgagtataaaccaagtctatccagtctttcttcataagacagtcctgacatcccaggaatcagtctggtgaaccatctctgcactccctctatggcaataatgtccttcctcagatttggagaccaaaactgtacgcaatactccaggtgtggtctcaccaagaccctgtacaactgcagtagaacctccctgctcctatactcaaatccttttgcaatgaatgctaacataccattcgctttcttcactgcctgctgcacctaggCCACGACTGGCTCCCAGAATGTGGggactcctcacaaccatgaaggagactcaccagagaccaccagcgaacatgtggcgacatgTGGCCATCATGAGGCCAGCGCAcctaaaagtcacctaagtgggacagccccttaacagtcCTCACCATTCAGAGATGACCCCCTTCTCTCATCTCCACCAGTCCCCTCCTCTTGGGCTCCCCAGAACAGCTTTCTACCCTATCTTGACCTTTTCATTTCTAACTGCCGGTGTGACATCAACCATTCATCTGCTCCAATCCCCGTAACCAACTAAAATTTCAAGCCAccctaccccccatcagtctgaagaagggtttcgtcccaaaacgttgcccatttccttcgctccatagatgctgctgcacccgctgagtttctccagcacttttgtctaccttctaatctCAAGACTCAAGATtcttgtcacgtgtccctgataggacaatgaaattcctgctttgcttcagcacaacagaacatagtaggcatgaatacagaacagatcagtgtgtccatataccatgatataaatatatacacacacataaataaataaactgataaagtgcaaataacagataatgggctattatctGCACAGTCTccgcagtctgaacaagggtctcgacccgagacatcacccgttccttctctccacagatgctgcctgacccgctgagttactccagcattttgtgtccatcatcataatgaaccagcattgtatcgggccgaaactcttctggaaataggcaacgtttcggggcccggaaacgttacctatttccttcactccatagatgctgcctcccgctgagttactccagcactctgtgaaacgtcacctatccatgttctccacagatgctgcctgacccgctgagttactccagcactctgtgaaacgtcacctatccatgttctccacagatgctgcctgacccactgagttactccagcactctgtgaaacgtcacctatccatgttctccacagatgctgcctgacccgctgagttactccagcactctgtgaaacgtcacctatccatgttctccacagatgctgcctgacccgctgagttactccagcactctgtgaaacgtcacctatccatgttctccacagatgctgcctgacccgctgagttactccagcactctgtgaaacgtcacctatctatgttctccacagatgctgcctgacccgctgagttactccagcactctgtgaaacatcacctatccatgttctccacagatgctgcctgacccgctgagttactccagatttttgtgtctatcttcagtttaaagcaagatctgcagttcctttctacacatttcaaTTGGACTAAACCTGGGGATATATCACAACTTTTCATTGCCAGTTTCTCAATGTTTCCTCCGTTCTGTACATACAGGAATTGTTACAAGTCTTGGTACTTATAATTAGTAATTGTTGCTGCACACTTTGGTGAGATTGGGAACTCCGCAGTTTGATTATGAGTaggaaagcaggcagtgaagaaagctagtggaatgttggcctgtaggatttcagtataggagtaaagaggttcttctgcagttgtgcagggctctggtgagaccacatctggagtattgtgtccagttttggtctcctaatttgaggaaggacatccttgtgattgaggcagtgcagcgtaggttcaccagattgatccctgggatggcgggactgtcacatgaggaaagattgaaaagactaggcttgtattcactggagtttagaaggatgagaggggggatcttatagaaacatataaaattataaaaggactgaacaagctagatgcaggaaaaatgttcccattgttgggtgagtccagaaccaggggccacacacacagtcttagaataaaggggaggtcatttaaaacagaggtgagaaaaaatgttttcacccagagagttgtgaatttgtggaattccctgccacagagggcagtggaggccaagtcactggatggatttaagagagagttagatagaggctagtggaatcaagggatatggggagaaggcaggcacgggttattgattggggacgatcagccatgattacaatgaatggcgaattgtgctggctcgaagggccgaatggcctcgtattttctatgtttccatgttgctCTGCTATTTCCCTGCTCCCCAATGGGCTTTCGCTTGTACTGTCCATTGCCACAAAGACGTGGAGAGTGAGAGTGGAGAGCGTTTCATTGTCATGTGAACTGAGGCAGAACAGGGAATGGCTAACTTGCAAAAGCACGACAGGTCTGTAAACATTATACTCACTGGATAATGTAATAACCAAGCAAGAAAAACACAGTCTGATAAATAAAAGAAAACCCTATGTTGTCAGGTGGACTAAGCCCAAGGTCCCTGATGCACTGATGCATGGGTTTCGCAGCTCAAGGAAAATGacaaggaaagaagagggaatgatttCACCAGCATCCTTCAAGAGAAGCACTTGTTCATTGTTAACCCTCTGTAAGCAGACGTAATGGACaagccagtagagttgctgcctcacagcgccaaagacccgggttcgatcctgaccatgggtgctgtctgtacggagtttgcacgttctccccatgacctgtgtgcagggtagtgtcagtgtgcggggatcgctggtcggtcggagcggactcggttgcctgtttccgcgatgtatctctaaactaaatgtgtaggaaggaactgcagatgctggtttaaaccaaagatagacacaaaatgctgggacaggcagcatctctagagagaaggaatgggtgatgttttgggtcgagacccttcttcagactgagtgaaaGAATTGACACCATCTAAATGTACATTAGCACCActgccactctctctccccgtctaaagaacggtcctgacctgaaacgtcacctatccatgttctccacagatgctgcctgacccgctgagttactccagcactctgtgaaacgtcacctatccatgttctccacagatgctgcctgaccagctgagttactccagcactctgtgaaacatcacctatccatgttctccacagatgctgcctgacccgctgagttactccagcattttgtgtccatcatcataatgaaccagcatcgtatggggccgaaactcttctggaaatagacaacgtttcgggccgaaacccagaagggtttcggcccgaaacgttacctatttccttcactccatagatgctgctgcacccactgagttactccagcactttgtgaaacgtcacctatccatgttctccacagatgctgcctgacccgctgagttactccagcactctgtgtgaatGTTTGGAACAATGCTGTTGCTTTTGATGTTGAAGCTATTCAGTTGTAACCGCGTTTGTGCAATAAATGCACCCTTGCCTAAGACTATTAAACCTCTAGTTCATTGTTTGTAGCTGCATTCAATTTCAGGATATACGTATCAGTGGCAGGACTGACATTTATAGACCACTGATTCATTTGAGACGGCAGTGAAGTTGTCTATTGCATGGAGGTGGGACTGCAAATTCCTTATCTGGGTAACAATAATTCCTAGACCAGATGGacattgtttagagatacagcatggaaacaggccattcagcccattgagtcctttcctaccatcgatcacccgttcacaagagttctatgtgtaggaaggatctgcagatcatatggtcataagtgataggagtagaattaggccattcggcccatcaattctactccgccattcaatcatggctgatctatctctccctcctaaccccattctcctgccttctccccataacccctgacacccgtattaatcaagaatctatctatctctgccttaaatatatccactgacttgtggcctctacagccttcgatcccagggatgattggattatcatataatgagcgtttgtcggcactgggtctgtactcgctggagtttagaaggatgaggggggaaggggggggggttatttgaaacttaccgaataatgaaagccctggatagagtggatgtggagaggatgtttccactagtgggagagtctaggaccagagggcacagcctcagaattcaaggacattcctttaggaaggagatgaggggacatttctatggaggccacaagtcagtggatatatttaaggcagagatagatagattcttgattagtgcgggtgtcagtggttatggggagaaggcaggagaatggggttaggagggagagatagatcagccatgattgaatggcggagcagacttgatgggccgaatggcctaattcagctccgatgatttatgaacttatggacgCCACAGATTCTGCCGGACATGCTgggttcaatagacaacagacaataggtgcaggagtagaggccattcggcccttcgagccagcaccgccattcattgtgatcatctccaatcagtgccttctccccatatcccttatagctcttatagaaacttacaaaattcttaaggggttggacaggctagatgcaggaagattgttcccgatgttggggaagttcaggacaaggggtcacagcttaaggataagggggaaatcctttaaaaccgagatgagagaacttttttcacacagagagtggtgaatctctggaactctctgccacagagggtagttgaggccacagttcattggctatatttaagagggagttagatgtggcccttgtggctaaggggatcagggggtatggagagaaggcagggatgggatactgagttggatgatcagccatgatcatattgaatgcatttcgttgtctctgtactgtacactgacaatgacaattaaaattgaatctgaatctgaatctgaatctgaatggcggtgcaggctcgaagggccgaatggcctctactcctgcacctaatttctatgtttctatcccctgactccactatttttaacagCTCTCTCTTGACTGCTTGCTAACACTGTGTCTGctctcttcagcccacagagaCACCTGGATGTTTTGGACAAGAAACGTGGATAAATTATGAATGGGGgggcgatgatgatgatgatgacgaaGGGACATCAAACGCAGAGGATGAGAGTCAACGTTTGCAGGACTGTTAGCCGGCTGGTGCTGGTGGTACTCTGGACCTTATCATTGTTAGGGGGACTAGCCCAGCCACACATCTGTCCCAAGGGCTGTTCGTGTAGCAACCAATTCAGCAAGGTGATCTGCACTCGCTTTGAGCTACGTGAGGTCCCCAGTGAAATCTCCACCAACACACGCTACCTGAACCTGCAGGAGAATGTCATCCAGGTGATCAAGGCTGACACCTTCAAGCAGCTGAGACACCTGGAGATCTTGCAGCTCAGCAAGAACCTGATCCGGCAGGTGGAGGTGGGAGCCTTCAACGGCCTCACCAGCCTCAACACTCTGGAGCTGTTTGACAACCGGCTCACCACCGTGCCCAGTGGGGCATTCGAGTACCTGTCCAAGCTGAGGGAACTGTGGTTAAGGAACAACCCCATCGAGAGCATCCCCTCCTACGCTTTCAACCGGGTGCCATCTCTCCGGCGGCTGGACCTGGGCGAGCTGAAGAAACTCGAGTACATCTCGGACGCTGCCTTCGAGGGCTTGGTCAACCTGAGGTACCTGAACTTGGGCATGTGCAACCTGGCAGAGATCCCCAACCTCACGCCCTTGCTGAGGCTGGAGGAGCTGGAGTTGTCGGGCAACAGGCTGGAGGTGATCCAGCCCGGCTCATTCCAAGGACTGACCAGCCTACGCAAGCTGTGGCTGATGCATGCTCAGGTCCAGTTGATCGAACGCAACGCATTCGATGATCTACAGTCGCTGGAGGAGCTGAACTTGTCTCACAACAACCTGACCTCGCTGCCCCACGACCTCTTCACCCCTCTACACCGTCTGGAGAGAGTCCATCTCAACCACAACCCCTGGCATTGCAACTGTGATGTGTTGTGGCTCAGCTGGTGGCTCAAGGAGACAGTGCCCAGTAACACCACCTGCTGTGCCCGCTGCCACTCGCCACCTGGGCTGAAGGCTCGCTACCTGGGCGAGTTAGACCAGAGCCACTTCACCTGTTACGCACCGGTCATCGTGGAACCACCGGCCGACCTCAACGTAACCGAGGGGATGGCGGCCGAGTTAAAGTGCCGGGCGGCCACCTCCATGACCTCGGTCAACTGGATGACCCCTAACGGCACCCTGATGACCCACGGATCGTACCGGGTGAGGATCTCGGTGCTTCACGACGGCACCCTCAACTTCACCAACGTGACAGTCCAAGACACCGGGCTGTACACCTGCCTGGTCAGCAACTCCGCGGGCAATGCCACCGCTTCGGCCACCCTCAACGTGTCGGTGGCGGAGAGTGGACTGACTGGCGGTCTGGGCAGCGGAGCGGGCAGCGGCGGCTCCAACAGCTACAGTTATTTCACCACCGTGACGGTGGAGACCGTGGAAGTGGTGGATGACCCGCGCTCCACCGAGCAACAGGCTGGACCCACGCCCTCGGGTGCCTCTGcctactccccctcctcctctccctcctcctcctcctccaccaccccacaGTCGGCCTTCACCGTGCCTCTGGCCACCGAGCCGGGTGACCACGCACTGGCCGGACTGGACGACGTGATGAAGACCACCAAGATCATCATCGGCTGCTTTGTGGCTATCACCTTCATGGCTGCAGTCATGCTGGTGGTCTTCTACAAACTCCGCAAGCAGCACCAGCTACACAAGCACCACGGGCAGGCTCGCACCGTGGAGATTATCAACGTGGACGATGAATTGGCCGGCTCTGCCCCGACCGACAGCTGCCTGGCGCTGCCCGCAGACCACCTCAACCACTACGCCACCTACAAAGCTCACTACAACAACAACACAGCCACGGGCACCAACAATCCCACCGCTCCACTCAACTGCACAAAAAACCCGCTCCACAACTCCGTGCACGAACCACTCCTCTTCAAGTCCAGCTCTAAAGAGAACGTTCAAGAAACGCAGATCTAGGGACCGGTGGATGGATGGAGAGGGCTGGGAGGAGGACAAGGGGACACATACtatgggagggtgtgtgtgtgtccctgccctttcttcttcttgcatatggtggggcacagcctaaagttgtgggacaacttcattgtgcacgccaggtcgattgcattagtcgatgttggggtggaccacatgaaggttgcaatctcccacctcttaCTCCCTGCCCCCTGTTTTACTGCCCGTCTCGGCCC
This genomic window from Leucoraja erinacea ecotype New England chromosome 37, Leri_hhj_1, whole genome shotgun sequence contains:
- the lrrc4ba gene encoding leucine-rich repeat-containing protein 4B; amino-acid sequence: MNGGAMMMMMTKGHQTQRMRVNVCRTVSRLVLVVLWTLSLLGGLAQPHICPKGCSCSNQFSKVICTRFELREVPSEISTNTRYLNLQENVIQVIKADTFKQLRHLEILQLSKNLIRQVEVGAFNGLTSLNTLELFDNRLTTVPSGAFEYLSKLRELWLRNNPIESIPSYAFNRVPSLRRLDLGELKKLEYISDAAFEGLVNLRYLNLGMCNLAEIPNLTPLLRLEELELSGNRLEVIQPGSFQGLTSLRKLWLMHAQVQLIERNAFDDLQSLEELNLSHNNLTSLPHDLFTPLHRLERVHLNHNPWHCNCDVLWLSWWLKETVPSNTTCCARCHSPPGLKARYLGELDQSHFTCYAPVIVEPPADLNVTEGMAAELKCRAATSMTSVNWMTPNGTLMTHGSYRVRISVLHDGTLNFTNVTVQDTGLYTCLVSNSAGNATASATLNVSVAESGLTGGLGSGAGSGGSNSYSYFTTVTVETVEVVDDPRSTEQQAGPTPSGASAYSPSSSPSSSSSTTPQSAFTVPLATEPGDHALAGLDDVMKTTKIIIGCFVAITFMAAVMLVVFYKLRKQHQLHKHHGQARTVEIINVDDELAGSAPTDSCLALPADHLNHYATYKAHYNNNTATGTNNPTAPLNCTKNPLHNSVHEPLLFKSSSKENVQETQI